One Candidatus Sulfurimonas baltica DNA segment encodes these proteins:
- a CDS encoding nicotinate-nucleotide--dimethylbenzimidazole phosphoribosyltransferase: MKTYNIFTNEEDSLPVGKADFLLAASVTRTCEIEGITQAGIPGMIPLTPTLDAEFITNQKVFSLGELAETPTGVPTPAIITRAVHNLTPFSSIEILNLGLHISPQNTTCQSFGISPSDSIATGANIDARDVFHKGMKAGKSYELKGSYLILAESTPSGTTTAAATALALGYECKNDFSSSFLDVPDSIKNGTIQKALSLINEDMDKFEKLSHVSDNMLIFCAGFLLEASRRFHIVLAGGTQMAACLLVADALREDVFMRLKSDNITLATTSWVANDEHSDIAHILSLLSYKPHAVYTSFSFEQASIPVLKKYDEGEAKEGVGAGAALGYAYANKITNKELLEAVEYILYIQ; encoded by the coding sequence TTGAAAACATATAATATTTTTACAAATGAAGAGGATTCTCTGCCGGTTGGCAAAGCAGACTTTCTTTTAGCTGCCTCAGTTACAAGGACATGTGAGATAGAGGGGATAACTCAGGCTGGGATTCCAGGGATGATACCTCTTACCCCTACGCTTGATGCAGAGTTTATAACAAACCAAAAAGTTTTCTCTTTGGGGGAGCTTGCGGAGACACCGACAGGTGTTCCGACTCCGGCTATTATTACAAGAGCGGTTCATAACCTGACACCCTTTAGCTCCATAGAGATTTTAAATCTGGGGCTTCATATATCTCCTCAAAATACTACATGCCAAAGCTTTGGCATTTCACCCTCTGACTCCATCGCTACAGGTGCAAACATAGACGCAAGAGATGTCTTTCACAAAGGGATGAAAGCCGGAAAAAGTTATGAACTCAAGGGCAGCTACCTCATACTTGCAGAGAGTACCCCAAGCGGAACTACCACAGCCGCGGCAACTGCCTTGGCTTTGGGGTATGAGTGTAAAAACGATTTCTCTTCTAGTTTTTTAGATGTACCGGACTCCATCAAAAACGGGACTATCCAAAAGGCTCTATCGCTTATAAACGAAGATATGGACAAATTTGAAAAACTCTCACATGTAAGTGATAATATGCTTATCTTTTGTGCAGGCTTTTTACTTGAAGCTTCAAGAAGATTTCATATAGTCCTAGCCGGCGGAACGCAAATGGCAGCCTGTCTGCTTGTAGCAGATGCCCTGAGAGAAGATGTTTTTATGCGTCTAAAAAGTGACAATATCACCCTTGCAACTACCTCTTGGGTGGCAAATGACGAGCACTCTGACATTGCTCATATTCTCTCGCTTCTAAGCTATAAGCCTCATGCTGTATATACAAGTTTTTCATTTGAGCAAGCGAGCATTCCTGTATTGAAAAAGTATGATGAGGGCGAGGCAAAAGAGGGTGTTGGAGCAGGGGCGGCACTTGGATACGCTTATGCAAACAAAATTACAAATAAAGAACTTTTGGAAGCTGTCGAATACATTTTATACATCCAATAA
- the cobC gene encoding alpha-ribazole phosphatase family protein yields MQITLVRHAEVDGAYLGCYNGHNDIGLSLKGHEQAKELAKSLDSLNFDALFCSDLLRAKESIKYSAHVKNIIYTDKLREKSWGKHEGMRFDDIIAQKEIEYIDFLQWINALDGEPYEEYIKRVREFFLEYLPALNKEHILVVTHAGVVRVFLSIIKNITLEEAFSIKIDYGDLIIENI; encoded by the coding sequence ATGCAAATAACCTTAGTTCGACATGCAGAGGTGGATGGGGCATATCTTGGTTGCTATAACGGACATAACGACATAGGTTTGTCTTTAAAAGGTCATGAGCAGGCAAAAGAGCTAGCAAAAAGCTTAGACTCTCTAAACTTTGATGCTCTGTTTTGTTCGGACCTGCTGCGCGCCAAAGAGAGCATAAAATACTCTGCACATGTAAAAAATATCATATACACAGACAAATTAAGAGAGAAATCATGGGGAAAACACGAGGGGATGAGGTTTGATGATATTATTGCCCAAAAAGAGATAGAGTATATAGACTTTTTGCAGTGGATTAACGCCCTTGACGGAGAGCCGTATGAAGAGTATATCAAAAGAGTGAGAGAGTTTTTTTTAGAGTATCTCCCAGCCCTAAATAAAGAGCATATATTGGTTGTAACCCACGCAGGGGTTGTAAGAGTTTTTCTTAGTATAATAAAAAACATAACCCTAGAAGAAGCATTTAGCATTAAGATAGATTACGGAGATTTGATAATTGAAAACATATAA
- a CDS encoding diguanylate cyclase codes for MRLKLIPKTSKYYYRFILILLFVFVGFIISAVSIFVSGYYQLNAMHKEFDTSAKNTLFYKKEFLRSQTDNFKNYLAAVEQTSEFEAFIRNDLKSRNQTKDHIASIMMAITHSNPSIMQFRFIDNNGDETIRIDRDSSGGAPYNIDKKSLQNKADRYYFQETKDVAKGRAWFSNVDLSIEDGKIVQPVVPMLRVAKAYYDNDRFKGILIINIFMKKILEEATASELFNLAIFDKDSYILCSNHDGCDKNSKTWTKYLEHININCSLDEYKNNTLLKLLFRTKQSSIEISDIIENGEGLKIVLEEKRQKLIEHTKDIIDYVLVMGIIVFTISFPLAIMLSSYPLRLHEKLEKFKNNLVNKIDIIDKFVCMSRTDIDGNIIEVSTAFTKLTGYTKDELVGKNHRILKSKETPASLHQNMWRTILHGKNWTGILKNIRKNGDEYWIRNNITPIIENEKITGFTSIIENITSQKLIEEISIKDELTQAYNRRFFNQMFHKELRRARRNGKMFCVAMFDIDYFKKYNDTYGHIKGDEALQKVVAQVSLKLQRPSDYLFRIGGEEFIVIYSDEQSFDEAKMFSSEILMSVKNLNIEHTSSLNDDVLTISLGLLNVTPDCKMDESAILKRVDELLYIAKEAGRNQLVSEEC; via the coding sequence TTGAGATTAAAACTGATTCCTAAAACAAGTAAATACTACTACCGCTTTATTCTTATCTTGCTTTTTGTTTTTGTTGGTTTTATTATCTCGGCTGTCTCTATATTTGTGAGTGGTTACTACCAGTTAAACGCAATGCATAAAGAGTTTGACACTTCAGCAAAAAACACCCTTTTTTATAAAAAAGAGTTTTTACGCTCACAGACCGACAACTTTAAAAACTATCTTGCGGCGGTGGAGCAAACTTCGGAGTTTGAGGCTTTTATACGCAATGATTTAAAGAGTAGAAATCAGACAAAAGATCACATCGCTAGTATTATGATGGCAATAACGCACTCAAATCCAAGCATAATGCAGTTCAGGTTTATTGACAATAACGGGGATGAGACTATAAGAATAGACAGAGATTCATCTGGTGGCGCACCTTATAACATAGATAAAAAAAGTTTGCAAAATAAAGCTGACCGTTATTATTTTCAAGAGACCAAAGATGTTGCAAAAGGGAGAGCTTGGTTTTCAAATGTAGACCTAAGCATAGAAGATGGCAAAATTGTGCAACCTGTTGTTCCGATGCTCAGAGTAGCCAAAGCATACTACGACAACGACCGGTTCAAAGGCATTTTAATCATTAATATTTTTATGAAAAAGATTTTAGAAGAGGCTACGGCATCAGAACTTTTCAATTTGGCTATATTTGACAAAGACTCATATATATTATGCAGCAACCATGACGGGTGTGATAAGAACAGCAAAACTTGGACAAAATATCTTGAACACATCAATATTAACTGCTCACTAGATGAATATAAAAACAACACTCTTTTGAAGTTGCTTTTTCGTACAAAACAATCTTCTATTGAGATATCTGACATAATTGAAAATGGCGAAGGGCTGAAAATAGTCCTCGAAGAGAAACGCCAAAAGCTTATTGAACACACCAAGGATATAATAGACTATGTTTTGGTTATGGGAATAATAGTTTTCACCATATCTTTTCCGCTTGCCATAATGCTTTCTAGCTACCCGCTGAGACTTCATGAAAAGCTGGAGAAGTTTAAAAACAATTTGGTGAACAAGATAGATATTATAGACAAGTTTGTATGCATGTCCAGAACCGATATTGACGGAAATATCATTGAAGTAAGCACAGCCTTTACAAAACTAACCGGCTACACCAAAGATGAGCTTGTAGGAAAAAACCACCGTATTTTAAAGAGCAAAGAGACTCCGGCATCACTTCATCAAAACATGTGGCGCACTATTTTACATGGCAAAAATTGGACGGGCATTTTAAAAAATATACGCAAAAACGGAGATGAGTATTGGATAAGAAACAATATAACCCCGATAATCGAGAATGAAAAAATAACCGGCTTTACTTCAATTATAGAAAATATAACCAGTCAAAAACTCATCGAAGAGATCTCTATAAAAGATGAACTGACACAAGCTTATAATCGCCGTTTCTTTAACCAGATGTTTCACAAAGAGCTCAGACGTGCAAGACGTAACGGCAAAATGTTTTGTGTGGCAATGTTTGATATAGACTATTTTAAAAAATATAATGATACCTACGGACATATAAAAGGGGATGAAGCATTGCAAAAAGTGGTTGCTCAGGTCTCTCTTAAACTGCAACGCCCAAGTGACTACCTTTTTAGAATCGGGGGAGAGGAGTTTATTGTCATCTATTCCGATGAGCAAAGCTTTGATGAGGCAAAAATGTTTTCTTCAGAGATACTGATGTCAGTAAAAAACCTTAATATAGAGCACACTTCAAGCCTAAACGACGATGTTCTCACCATATCCTTGGGACTTTTAAATGTTACACCAGATTGCAAAATGGATGAGAGCGCAATTTTAAAACGTGTTGATGAACTTCTCTACATTGCAAAAGAGGCCGGACGGAATCAACTTGTATCCGAGGAGTGCTAG
- a CDS encoding adenosylcobinamide-GDP ribazoletransferase: MSNIFRGFALALSMLTTLPFFKVHNFHKGINGHAAMFYPLIGVLLGTILWAAYILLSPYISSTHLGILLFALWVVLTGALHLDGFSDTIDGLYVEKSKALEVMKEPHVGGMGMILTVTFLILKASSLSLFLTDYEELLYLLPAILMLSRLNAVLAIYNYPYITPSGMSTLTKEELSKTHMFTALFYSLVLVLIWKGFILFLGSLLVLFVIKRFFIKRYGGFTGDIYGFTIEVTELVLLNIVLFGILS; encoded by the coding sequence ATGAGCAATATTTTCAGAGGTTTCGCACTCGCACTCTCAATGTTAACTACTCTTCCTTTTTTCAAAGTTCACAACTTTCACAAAGGGATAAACGGCCATGCAGCTATGTTTTACCCTCTTATCGGAGTTTTACTAGGCACAATTTTATGGGCGGCTTACATACTTTTGTCTCCGTACATATCATCAACACACTTGGGAATTCTCCTTTTTGCTCTATGGGTCGTTCTCACGGGAGCTCTTCATCTTGATGGTTTTAGCGATACGATAGATGGGCTTTACGTGGAGAAAAGCAAAGCTTTGGAAGTTATGAAAGAGCCACATGTAGGCGGTATGGGGATGATTTTGACAGTAACCTTTCTTATACTAAAAGCCTCATCCCTCTCTTTGTTTCTTACCGACTATGAGGAGCTGCTCTATCTTTTACCGGCAATTTTAATGCTCTCAAGGCTCAATGCTGTTTTAGCAATTTACAACTATCCATATATAACTCCAAGCGGTATGAGCACATTGACAAAAGAGGAGCTAAGCAAAACACATATGTTTACAGCACTCTTTTACTCTCTGGTGTTAGTCCTTATATGGAAGGGGTTTATACTTTTTCTCGGCTCATTGTTAGTTTTGTTTGTTATTAAAAGATTTTTTATTAAGAGATATGGTGGTTTTACAGGCGACATATATGGTTTTACAATCGAAGTGACAGAGTTGGTTCTGTTAAACATTGTACTCTTTGGAATATTGTCTTAA
- a CDS encoding bifunctional adenosylcobinamide kinase/adenosylcobinamide-phosphate guanylyltransferase: MKKTLFIGGIKSGKSLNAQKYILQISHLPKPVYLATTEFIDEEMRTRVEAHKLNRADEFETIEEPLEILKVISTCKSFVLFECVSMWINNMLHHKRSFEDMVRELESVLKLDKTIVFVLNDVGCGIIPDNKLAREFVDISGKLSQLIASDCDEVYHTIAGISTRIK, from the coding sequence GTGAAAAAAACTCTTTTTATAGGTGGTATCAAAAGCGGAAAATCACTTAATGCGCAAAAATACATATTGCAAATCAGCCATTTGCCTAAGCCCGTCTATTTGGCAACTACTGAGTTTATAGATGAAGAGATGCGAACAAGGGTAGAAGCTCATAAACTCAATAGAGCAGATGAGTTTGAGACCATTGAGGAGCCGCTTGAAATACTAAAAGTTATCTCTACATGTAAGAGTTTTGTTTTGTTTGAGTGTGTCAGCATGTGGATTAATAATATGCTACATCATAAAAGAAGTTTTGAAGATATGGTTAGAGAATTGGAGTCAGTTTTAAAGCTTGATAAAACAATAGTTTTTGTTTTAAATGACGTTGGTTGTGGCATAATACCGGACAATAAACTAGCACGTGAGTTTGTAGACATCAGCGGGAAACTATCTCAACTGATAGCTTCTGATTGTGATGAAGTCTACCACACCATCGCCGGCATATCAACGAGGATAAAATGA
- a CDS encoding diguanylate cyclase: MNSNMQEINLELIHLNECTFNNISILEKILNQLNSAVAAKELEWVANSEAHANEIKSNLQKHLQTDYGDDIKKVLDSFLDYYAFAKSVSTKLINSNYSYENISEDTELLVKKYNNIYEMFNALRLNIKDKIAQNMNSIYENSNSIISNGSYIFILWFSISISVTFFISRDFKFRINQIVQETREIASGDADFNKRLCIVSYDELGDVTKSINLFINKLHQEHEELVKAKKELKSLYVLDSLTKLYNRVKIDEIIDTELQRINRYTNNSVFSIILIDIDHFKSINDTYGHLAGDSVLEEFALILKNNARATDYVGRWGGEEFIIICVETDTHGSMAVAEKLRTAIDKFDFTTVGHKTASFGVASSTKGIDAKTILDNADKALYKAKNSGRNQVVNYSELP, translated from the coding sequence ATGAACTCCAACATGCAAGAGATTAATCTTGAACTGATACATCTTAATGAGTGTACTTTTAACAATATATCAATTTTAGAAAAAATACTTAATCAGCTAAACAGTGCGGTTGCGGCAAAAGAGTTAGAGTGGGTTGCCAATTCGGAGGCTCACGCAAATGAGATTAAATCCAATTTGCAAAAACATCTTCAGACCGATTATGGAGATGATATAAAAAAGGTTTTGGACTCATTTTTGGACTACTATGCATTTGCCAAGAGTGTATCCACCAAATTAATAAATAGCAACTATAGCTATGAGAATATAAGTGAAGACACCGAATTACTTGTCAAAAAATATAATAATATTTATGAGATGTTTAACGCCTTAAGGTTAAATATTAAAGATAAAATTGCGCAAAATATGAATTCCATATATGAAAACTCCAATTCCATTATATCAAACGGAAGTTATATATTTATACTCTGGTTTTCAATTTCAATCTCTGTTACATTTTTTATATCCAGAGATTTCAAATTTAGAATAAACCAGATTGTACAAGAGACAAGAGAAATTGCATCCGGTGATGCAGATTTTAACAAAAGACTCTGCATTGTATCTTATGATGAACTCGGAGATGTTACAAAATCAATCAATCTATTTATAAATAAACTTCATCAGGAGCATGAAGAGCTAGTTAAAGCAAAGAAGGAGCTCAAGAGTCTCTATGTTCTTGACTCCTTAACTAAACTTTACAATAGAGTTAAAATTGATGAAATTATTGATACCGAACTGCAAAGAATCAACAGATATACCAATAATAGTGTCTTCTCTATAATTTTGATTGATATAGACCACTTTAAATCTATTAATGACACTTATGGGCACTTGGCAGGGGACAGTGTTTTAGAGGAGTTCGCATTAATATTGAAAAACAATGCAAGAGCTACAGATTATGTGGGAAGATGGGGCGGTGAAGAGTTTATCATTATTTGTGTTGAAACAGACACTCATGGTTCTATGGCAGTCGCTGAAAAACTAAGAACGGCCATAGATAAGTTCGATTTTACAACAGTAGGGCATAAAACTGCCAGCTTTGGGGTTGCAAGCAGCACTAAAGGGATTGATGCAAAGACCATTTTAGATAATGCCGACAAGGCACTGTATAAAGCAAAAAACAGTGGCCGCAACCAAGTCGTGAACTATTCGGAGTTGCCTTAG